A genomic region of Glycine max cultivar Williams 82 chromosome 15, Glycine_max_v4.0, whole genome shotgun sequence contains the following coding sequences:
- the LOC100793976 gene encoding zinc finger CCCH domain-containing protein 37, translating to MENHIYAASYSPSTNYRSFRDPPADTMFLSHHLHHHRTDASSAAALRFPSSALSAVEAADIAPPGVTSRIASSSAAAAAANFLSTWPPAAAAAPSALDLKRSSEALYHPTILGTIGQSEAWYSTNPLAKRPRYESASNMTIYPQRPGEKDCAHYMLTRTCKFGDSCKFDHPVWVPEGGIPDWKEVPNVVTSETPPERPGEPDCPYFLKTQRCKFGSKCKFNHPKVSSENADVSSGLPERPSEPPCAFYMKTGKCRYGTACKFHHPKDIQIQLSDDLSQNVAQTQTNSMMGGATGDTQPIKSLISPSLQNSKGLPVRLGEVDCPFYMKTGSCKYGVSCRYNHPDRNAINPPIAGLGASILPSSAANLNIGLLNPAVSAYQAFEPRLSNPMVGIAETIYPQRPGQIECDFYMKTGVCKFGERCKYHHPIDRSALSLSKQATVKLTPAGLPRREGDVICPYYLKTGTCKFGATCKFDHPPPGEVMEMAKSQGTSANGEEAEGDTSALEQL from the exons atggAAAACCACATCTACGCCGCCTCTTACAGCCCTTCCACCAACTACAGATCCTTCCGTGACCCCCCCGCCGACACCATGTTCCTCTCCCACCATCTCCACCACCATCGCACCGACGCCTCCTCCGCCGCCGCCCTCCGCTTCCCCTCCTCGGCCCTCTCTGCCGTCGAAGCCGCCGATATTGCCCCGCCTGGCGTCACCTCCCGAATCGCCTCCTcctccgccgccgccgccgccgcgaATTTCCTCTCCACCTGGCCCCCTGCCGCCGCCGCCGCGCCCTCCGCCCTCGACCTCAAACGCTCTTCCGAGG CTCTCTACCATCCAACCATTTTGGGTACAATTGGGCAAAGTGAAGCTTGGTATTCTACAAACCCACTGGCCAAGCGCCCTAGATATGAAAGTGCTTCCAATATGACTATATATCCACAGAGGCCAGGCGAGAAGGATTGTGCCCACTATATGCTCACAAGAACCTGTAAGTTTGGAGATAGCTGCAAATTTGACCATCCTGTTTGGGTTCCAGAGGGTGGAATCCCGGATTGGAAAGAG GTTCCAAATGTTGTTACAAGTGAAACTCCTCCTGAGAGACCAGGGGAACCGGATTGTCCA TACTTTCTGAAAACTCAAAGATGCAAGTTTGGTTCAAAgtgcaaatttaatcatcccaAGGTTTCCTCTGAAAATGCTGATGTTTCTTCTGGCTTACCTGAGAGGCCATCTGAGCCCCCTTGCGCg TTCTACATGAAAACTGGAAAATGTAGATATGGCACTGCTTGTAAATTCCATCACCCCAAGGATATCCAGATTCAGTTGTCTGACGACTTGAGTCAAAATGTTGCACAGACACAAACAAATTCTATGATGGGTGGAGCTACAGGAGATACACAGCCAATTAAATCTCTTATATCTCCGTCGTTGCAAAATAGCAAAGGGCTTCCAGTAAGACTG GGGGAAGTTGATTGTCCATTCTACATGAAAACTGGGAG TTGCAAGTATGGTGTCAGTTGCCGCTACAATCATCCTGACAGGAATG CAATTAATCCACCCATTGCTGGATTAGGTGCCTCTATTTTGCCATCCTCGGCTGCTAATCTGAATATTGGACTTCTTAATCCAGCTGTTTCTGCTTATCAAGCTTTTGAACCAAGGCTGTCAAATCCAATG GTGGGAATTGCAGAAACTATCTATCCTCAGCGACCTGGACAGATTGAATGCGAT TTTTATATGAAAACTGGCGTGTGTAAATTTGGGGAAAGATGCAAGTACCATCACCCAATTGACCGCTCAGCACTGTCACTGTCAAAGCAGGCTACTGTTAAACTCACTCCTGCAGGATTACCAAGAAGAGAG GGTGATGTTATCTGTccttattatttaaaaactggAACATGCAAGTTTGGTGCAACCTGCAAGTTTGACCACCCACCACCTGGAGAAGTTATGGAGATGGCAAAATCACAAGGAACATCAGCCAATGGAGAGGAAGCTGAAGGCGATACTTCTGCTCTGGAACAACTTTGA
- the LOC121173568 gene encoding uncharacterized protein produces the protein MCPPPVKVNTKGALKKAISRNPRSTKRYPSYWEYVDAFESMQNSNSSVRRTASSSEQLNRRTMMSMLDQFQPFMHDFIDKIVDVKADGNCGYRSVADLLGIGEDSWSVVRNHLLKELAKYSEDYIKLFGGMERFEELRMSLLVDGLTNVTTNKWMDITDMGHVIVSRYNVIVVSLSRQQSTTFFPLRSQPLENSSLHYIICIGHVYDNHFVEVYLKECCSLSPVALLWSSNCHPQAKPWTNPYITKMQHYKSFVMFKRDYVEHSIMQ, from the exons atgtgtcctcctccagtAAAGGTTAACACAAAGGGGGCACTGAAAAAAGCTATAAGCAGAAACCCAAGGTCAACAAAGCGTTATCCATCTTATTGGGAGTATGTAGATGCCTTTGAATCTATGCAAAATAGCAATTCGTCGGTGAGGCGTACTGCATCATCCTCTGAGCAACTgaatcgaagaacgatgatgTCCATGTTGGACCAGTTTCAGCCATTTATGCACGACTTCATTGATAagattgttgatgtcaaagctgatggtaactgtggatatcggtcggTTGCCGATTTATTAGGTATAGGTGAAGACTCTTGGTCGGTGGTCCGCAACCatctgcttaaagaacttgccaaATACTCagaagactatatcaaactctttggtggcatggagagatttgaggaattaaggatgtcactacttgttgatgggttaaccaat gTGACTACGaataagtggatggatataacggacATGGGACATGTCATTGTATCAAGGTATAACGTAATCGTTGTATCCTTGTCTAGACAACAAAGCACGACattctttcctcttagaagtcaaccgctGGAAAATTCTTCATTGCATTATATAATTTGTATCGGtcatgtgtatgacaatcattttgttgag gtttatttaaaagaatgttGTTCCTTATCGCCTGtagcattgttatggtctagcaaTTGTCATCCTCAAGCGAAGCCGTGGACAAATCCATATATTACCAAAATGCAGCATTACAAGAGCTTCGTGATGTTCAAGAGAGACTATGTTGAACATAGTATAATGCAATGA